The Schistocerca gregaria isolate iqSchGreg1 chromosome 1, iqSchGreg1.2, whole genome shotgun sequence genome includes a window with the following:
- the LOC126283661 gene encoding ejaculatory bulb-specific protein 3-like, whose product MCKAFTPLLILVVATAVPLTSADEGKYSTKYDNVDLDEILNNDRLFNNYMDCLLDDGDERCTPEGKELKGVIPDALQTECSKCNEKQKVRVDKVVKFIKDNKKDAFEKLKAKYDPDGTYFERYEHHLKELS is encoded by the coding sequence ATGTGCAAGGCCTTCACTCCTCTGCTCATTCTGGTGGTTGCCACTGCGGTACCACTGACTTCCGCCGACGAAGGGAAGTACTCCACCAAGTACGACAATGTGGACCTGGACGAGATCCTCAACAATGATCGGCTCTTCAACAATTACATGGACTGCCTGCTGGACGATGGTGACGAACGATGCACCCCAGAGGGTAAGGAACTAAAGGGAGTCATTCCGGACGCCTTGCAGACTGAGTGTTCGAAATGCAATGAGAAGCAGAAAGTGAGAGTGGATAAGGTTGTCAAGTTCATAAAGGACAACAAGAAGGACGCGTTTGAGAAGCTGAAGGCCAAGTACGACCCCGACGGCACCTATTTCGAGCGCTACGAGCACCATCTGAAAGAACTTTCATAA